Proteins from one Chroococcidiopsis sp. CCMEE 29 genomic window:
- a CDS encoding polysaccharide lyase — MSTKDFRNSTTPQRKRLSWQNKRLLKFALGVVLPIILLSTIVGARIPTDTANTDIASTKSPKIIAKRFERDLSGWGQELCCKHSAQIASHPTRAGGEAVKITLKKSDPYFKNSRPRAELKLRPVPANSEHWYGLSLFIPKEYTLEPKSFEIITQFISPPDKDLGEKWHRPSLTLSMRKKGFTLTNYWDSRQITKGKQFEGRQQWNLGAVEKGKWIDFVYHAKWSYKSDGLLEAWKGGKLILRRKGANTFNDKRGPSFKMGIYKPDWKSRPERSITTQRIIYFDEVRIGDASASYKDVAP, encoded by the coding sequence ATGTCTACTAAAGATTTTCGTAACTCTACAACGCCTCAAAGAAAACGCTTGTCTTGGCAAAACAAGCGCTTATTAAAATTTGCCTTAGGTGTAGTATTACCAATTATCTTATTAAGCACCATAGTTGGTGCAAGAATCCCTACTGATACTGCAAACACTGATATTGCAAGTACTAAAAGTCCTAAAATTATCGCTAAGAGATTTGAAAGAGACTTGTCTGGATGGGGACAAGAGCTTTGCTGTAAGCACTCGGCTCAGATTGCCAGTCACCCTACACGTGCAGGTGGGGAGGCTGTAAAAATTACACTCAAGAAAAGCGATCCTTATTTTAAAAATAGTAGACCACGAGCAGAGTTAAAATTAAGACCTGTCCCTGCTAATTCAGAACACTGGTATGGCTTGAGCCTTTTTATTCCTAAAGAATACACACTTGAGCCTAAAAGCTTTGAGATCATTACTCAGTTTATCAGCCCACCTGATAAAGATTTGGGTGAGAAATGGCATCGTCCTTCACTTACATTAAGTATGAGGAAAAAAGGGTTTACTCTCACTAATTACTGGGATTCAAGACAGATTACAAAGGGTAAACAATTCGAGGGAAGACAACAGTGGAACTTAGGAGCTGTTGAAAAAGGGAAATGGATCGACTTTGTATATCATGCCAAGTGGTCTTATAAGTCTGATGGCTTGCTTGAAGCGTGGAAGGGCGGGAAGCTCATTCTACGAAGAAAAGGTGCCAATACTTTTAATGATAAAAGAGGACCTTCCTTTAAGATGGGGATTTACAAACCAGACTGGAAGTCACGTCCAGAACGTTCTATCACTACTCAACGAATTATCTACTTTGATGAAGTAAGAATTGGTGATGCTAGTGCAAGCTATAAAGATGTCGCGCCTTAG